The DNA window CAGTTCGGTGACCGAGCCGCCGGGCAGCAGCCGCTTCAGCATGGCGAGGCTGTCCGTGCCGGAGATCCCCACCCAGGTGGCCGTGCCGATGGTGATCAGGCTGACCGGCAGCGTGGTCACCTGGGCGTGCTCGGGCGAGTTCGTCACGCCCGCCGTGGCGAGCCCGAGGCCGAGCATCATGAGCAGCGCGGCGAGGACGGCCACCGCGACCAGGACGAGGTTGGCCGGCGTGCCGGTGACCACGGCCAGCACGGTCAGGATCACGATCACCTGGATCAGCGCGATGACGGTCACCGGCAGCAGCAGCCCGGTCATGATGCCCGCGTCGCTCAGCGCGGTGGAGCGCAACCGCTTGAGGAACAGGTTCTGCCTTCGCGACGCGAGCGTGGTCACCGTGCTGGTGTAGAGCCCGAAGGCCGCGACGAAGAACAGCACCACGGCCGCGATGTAGCCGAGGCTGCCGATCTTCGCGAACAGGTCGTGCCGGTAGATGAAGAACGCGCTCATCGCGATGGGCAGGACGAACGAGGTGACCAGGACCAGCCGGTTGCGGAAGATCTGGATCAGCTCGCCGAGAGCGATGGAAAACATGGGAAGTCCTTTTCTGCGAAGGGGGTTCAGGCGCGGTCGATGGCGCGGAAGACGTCGTCGAGGCTGGTCGGCCCCGCTTCGAGCTCACCGAGTTCGATCGCGTTGTCCTGCGCCCAGCCGAGCAGCGTGTAGAGATCCTTCTGCAGCTCGAACGTCTCGACGAGGAACTTGCCGTCGCTTTCGCGCGTGGCCTGCAACGGCGGCAGCGGCGCGTGGGGCGGCAGCGTGAAGTCTATTGTGGACGGTAGCGTCCTGGTCAGCTCGGAAACGGTGCCCTCGCGGTGGAAAGCGCCCTTGTGCATGAGCCCGATGCGATCGGCGCGCTGCTGGGCCTCTTCGAGGTAGTGCGTGGTGAGCACGATGGTGGAACCGGCTTCGCGCAGTTCGTCGACGGCGTCCCAGAGCGCGTCCCGCGACTGGATGTCAAGGCCGGTGGTGGGTTCGTCGAGGAAGACCAGTTCCGGCGTGCCGTACACCGCGGTGGCGAAGTCGAGCCGCCGCTTCTCGCCGCCGGAGAGCTGGGACACCTTGGTTCCCGCCTTGCGCACGAGGTCGACGATGCCGAGCACGCGGTCGACCCGGTCGGTCCGCTCGGTGAGCTTGCCGATCAGCCGCACCGATTCCCGTACGGTCAGATCGGGGGAAAACCCGCTTTCCTGCAGCATGATCCCCATCCGGGGCCGCACGGCGCGCCGGTCACGCGGGCTCTGCCCGAAGACCCGCACGGTGCCGGAGGTGGCCGTGCGGTGGCCTTCGATGGTCTCCAGGGTCGAGGTCTTGCCCGCCCCGTTCGTGCCGAGCAGCGCGTAGAACTCGCCGCGCGCCACTTGGAAGGTCAGGTCCTTCACGGCGGGGAAATCGCCGTAGCTGAGGTTCAGCCGGTCAACGTCGATGACTGGTGTCGAGGTCATGCCGACGATTCCAGCCGCTCCCGCGCTCGGCGTGCAGTGGCGCCACGTCACCAGTCCGCCATGACGTTCTTGGGGGTGCGGGCATGACGCAGTGTCACTGGTGGGGCCGCGCGAGCTGGCCGATACTGGGGAAGACTCTGCCGTTCGATCCCGGAGAAAGTCGCATATGGACACCAGACCGCTGCGCGTCATGCTGATCGTCACCATGACCGTTTTCCTGCTGGTCTGCGTGGCGTTCCTGCTCCAGCACCTCGGTGTCTACGCTGACGGCGTGGATGCCTGGTTCGAGGACAACCAGTGGCTGATGTGGACCTCCGTCGGCCTCATGCTGGCGAGCGCGTCGGCGATCCCGTTGCTCAGCCTCGGGCAGGACCGGTGATGGGCACCCTCACCAAGGCGCAGTACCGGATGCGCAAGCTCAACCTGGTCTCGATGATCCCGCCGCTGGTCGCCGTCGGTGCGCTGCTGGTGGCGATCGACGCCAAGACCTGGTGGCAGGCGGTTGTACTGGGCATCGGCGTGGTGGCGGCCATCGTGGCCACCGAACGGTGGACCGCGGGGCACCTGTTCCGTGTCGCGTGGCCCTGCCTGATCGTCACCGCGGCGGTGTGGATCCTCGGCGCGCTGACGTTCGACGGCCACACTTCGTTCTACGGCATCACCATCGTCGGCCCCCTCATCATTCCCAAGCTGCCGAGGCGGCGGGGCGCGGCGGCGCTGGTCCTGATCGCCTTCGTCGCCGCGGTGGGCGCGCTGAAACTGCTGGTGTCACCGGGAAATCTGCCCGCCACGCTCATCCAGTACCTCGTCATCCCCACCGCCGCGACCGTGGTGGCGACCGGCCTCATGATTCCGGGGCAGCGCTTCTACGACCTCGTGGAGGAGCTGGATCAGTCGCGGGAACGCGAAGCCGAGCTGGCCGTGATCCGGGAGCGCATGCGGTTCGCCAGCGATCTGCACGACATCCAGGGGCACACGCTGCACGTGGTGAAGCTGAAGATCGCGCTCGCCGAGAAGCTGCTGCACAGCGATCTCGACCGGGTGGCAGAGGAACTGGGGGAACTGCACGCGCTGGTCGGCGACACCATCAAGCAGACCAAGGAACTCGCCTACGCGCAGCGGCGGCTCAACCTGTCCGCGGAACTGGAGAACGCGAAGAACCTCTTCGAAGCCGCGAGCATCCGCGTGCGCGTCGACCGCGAGGCCGAGGTCGACGCGCAGGCGGGCGAGCTGCTCGGGCAGGTCCTGCGCGAAACCACGACCAACATCCTGCGCCACGCGCAGGCGAAGCAGGTGCGGATCACGCTCTCCGCGTCCGGTATCACCATCGTCAACGACGGCGTGGCGGACGCGCCGCTCCCCGAACTCAGCGGACTCGCCACCCTGCGGCAACGACTGGCGGACAGCGGCGGCGAGCTGACCGTGGAGCAGAAGGACCGCCGTTTCGTGACGGCCGCGGCTTTCCCGCGGAATCGGGAAGCGGGAAAGGACGACAGATGACCACCGTGGTGCTCGCCGACGACGAAGCCCTCCTCCGCAAGGCGCTGGCGTCGCTGCTCCCGCTCGAAGGCGAGATCACCGTGCTCGCCGAAGCGGAGGACGGCGAATCCGCCGTGGCCGCCACCTTGCGGCACCGGCCCGACGTGCTCGTCATCGATCTCGAAATGCCCACTGTGGACGGTCTCGGCGCGGTCGCGGAGATCCGCCGCACGCGCCCGGACCAGGTGATCCTGATGCTGACCCGGCACGCCAGGCCCGGCGTGCTCCGCAAGGCGCTGAAGCTCGGCGTGCAAGGTTTCGTCAGCAAGTCGGCGGAACCGGCGCACATCACGACGGTCATCAGGACCCTGCACGAGGGCAAGCGCTGGATCGACCCCGACGTGTCCGCGCTCGCCGTCGTCGACGACTGCCCGCTCACCGACCGCGAGATCGACGTGCTGCGCGAAACCCGCGAAGGATTCTCCGTCGCCGACATCGCCACCCAGCTCCACCTCGCCGAGGGCACCGTGCGCAACTACCTGTCGAACGCGATGCAGAAAACCCAAACCCGAACCCGCCACGAAGCGGCCCGCTACGCCCGAGAACACGACTGGCTCTAGGAATTCGCGGCCAGCGCCCTCACCATCACGTCGAAGATCGGCGCTCCGGGGAGCGGATTCCGTTTCTGGGCAACCGGCCGCCACCCCCAAGCCGCGTAGGCGCGCTGCGCTGGAGTCGCGGTGGGCAGCACCGTGAGGGTCGCGCGTTCCTCCGGCCGACCCGCCAGCAGCTCATCGTGTAGCCGAGCGGCGATCTTCCGGCGGCGCCATGGGCGACGCACCAGGAGTTCGACCACGGCGAAGGTTCGTCGGGACCATTCCTGTGTCACCCCCGGATCGACCGCGGTCACGAGGTTGTGCCACCACGGCGTGTCCGGTCGAAGCGTGACGCCGAAGGTGAACCCGACCAGCCCCGTCGGGCCGGATGCGGTCACCAGATCGAATCCAGGGGCTCGGCGCTGGGACTGGAACCGCCCAGCGAAGAGGTCCGCGTGCTCGGCGCCCCAGTGGTACGGCGGTTCTCGGTAGACGTCCAGGTAGAGCTCGCGGAGATCCGGCAGCAGTTCCGCCGCGGCCGTCCCGCAGACGTGGGCGTACTCGATCTCGTCAGACATCGCGCTGCCCTGCGTCCGTCGCGGGCTGGAAAGCGGCCACCGCCGTCTTCAGCTCACCGACCGCTCGCACGTCGCCGTACCGATCCGCCAAGGGCGTGGCCAGCCCGTTGAGCCACTTCACCACGACGGAGGAGCGCATGGTGCCAGCCTGCTCAAGAGCGCGCAGCCCGATGTCGGCGGCTTCTCCTGGCTCCGATTGCGCCAACCGCACCTTGCCGAGCCGGATCTGGTCCAGAATCCGGCTGCGCGCGTAGGTACCACCGCGACTGTCGATTGCCCCGAACGTGTGCGCCTCGGCGTGGCCAGCGTGGACAAGTGCACGTTTCGGCTCCGGCTCCCGCAGCGCCATTTCCGTGTGGGCATTCGCCGCAAGGCATTCGACTTCTGCCCAGTTCATGTAGTGGATCCAGTCGACGTGCTGTCCCGGAGCGGCGGCGTGAAAGACTTCGAAGCACGCCTCGACCGCACGTCGAGCGTTTCCCGCTTCGCTCGGACCAAGCTGAGCATGAGCGCGCGCTTCCAGACCGAGCAGTTCCGAACGAACAAGCGGATTTCCTTCGCGCGGCACGATGGCCAGTGCTGTACGAGTCAGCGTGAGGCTGTCGTCGTAATTGCCGAGCGCGGTGGACAGTTGGGTCATGTCACCGATCACCTTGGCGCCGAGTTCGACAGCTCCAGCTTGCCGACATGCCTGCAAGGCCAGCAGGTAGTAGCGCTGCGCCAGGCCGAACGCACCGGAGTCGTAGGTCATCCAGCCAGCGAGTTGTGCCAGTTCGGCCACCACCTGGAACCGGCGGTGATCGAGGTCGGTCCCCGAACGGTCGCCCAAGGTTTCGGTCACGGCGTTGAGCTGGCCGATCACGGCTTTGCGGTGCAGTCCGCCCTTGCCGGACGCATCCCAGCGGCGGAAGAACATCACAGCCTGCTCCAGCTCAGCCAGTTCTTGCTCGCCGACTTCGCCGGCACGGACAGGCACCGTGGGCACCAGCGCCGCCCACTGCCTGATCTGCCGCACGAGCGGCGCACCCGACAACGGCCGCAGCCCTATGAGGGACGCACGTCGCGCGGCCAGGTCGCTTGCGGTGAACACCTCGATGTCTTCAGCGGCTTGTGCGGCTGAGACCTGAAAAGAAGGCACACCGTCGTTCAGGCGTGCTGGTGCGGCAGCGGTATCCGCCGAGCTGACGGTTTTTTGGCTCAGTCGAAAGCGGTGCCGGGCATCCTCCGGGGCCCGCGTCAAAGCCGTATCCAAGATCGCCTGCATGTCGGGTGTCGGGGTGATTCCTTGCCCCCGCGCTTCCCATTTGCTGACTGTCCGCGCGCCAACGCCGAGCATCGTGGCGAAGTCTCGGACGCTGAGGCGCAATGCGGCGCGCAACATCTTGGCGTCACGGCCAGTCCAGCGTTGAACGATCGCCATCGCTTGCAACTCCCAGGTCGGTGCCCAAGCACTGTAATCAACGCACTACGCACGGTGCAACGGCGGGGCGACGCGGGTGCGACGCCAGTTGGTTCCCATCGACACCGTCGTTGACCAGGCTCTTACCAGGTATCCGGCACTAGCCGGAATACCGCGGCCACGACTCGACAGCACGCTGCGGAGGCAACCCGGTGTCGAAACCGCGCGTGCCCGAATGGCACGACGACATTTGGGGCATTTGGTGGCGCTCGCACCAGCGGGGCACCGGCGGCAGGCCACGGCCAGGCACCCGAGTCCGTATCACCGAAAACACCCGCTACCGAGGTCGCGAAGGAACAGTCATCTTCTACGAAGGCCAATGGAACAGCATGACGTTCCCCGTGCGCATCGACGGCAGCGGCCTGACCCTGCTGTTCACAGGGAACGACATCGTCGAACTCCCGGGTGTACCCGCGCCCGCACCGGAAAAGAGGAGCGGCCAGTGAACGATTCCACCCTGCAAAGCCTGGCGGGATTCATCCACGAGCGGCTCGACTCCGAACGCCCGGAACTGGCTGAAGCGCTTTGCAACATCATGTCGTTCGTCGACGACCTTCCCGTCTACCTCGGTCGGCACGACTTCAGTGACGACGTCGACCGGGCCGCCGCACTCGAACTCGTCGCGACCTTCCAGCGCCGCTTCCTCATCGAACTCACCACTCCGTATGCGGCGCACCCTGGCTACGTGGACATGTGGCGGCAGGCCGCGAATGGCACACGAACGTAGGCGGATCGCCTGCCCCAGCCGCAACATCGAAGTCCACAGTGGATGAATCGGCTATCGCGGCGGAAGCTCAGCGGGGCCGTTTGGCCAGCGATCCGGCGGCGAGGCCACCCCCGGCGGCAACCACGAGCAGCCACAGGAACCACGC is part of the Amycolatopsis sp. CA-230715 genome and encodes:
- a CDS encoding response regulator transcription factor; the encoded protein is MTTVVLADDEALLRKALASLLPLEGEITVLAEAEDGESAVAATLRHRPDVLVIDLEMPTVDGLGAVAEIRRTRPDQVILMLTRHARPGVLRKALKLGVQGFVSKSAEPAHITTVIRTLHEGKRWIDPDVSALAVVDDCPLTDREIDVLRETREGFSVADIATQLHLAEGTVRNYLSNAMQKTQTRTRHEAARYAREHDWL
- a CDS encoding ABC transporter ATP-binding protein encodes the protein MTSTPVIDVDRLNLSYGDFPAVKDLTFQVARGEFYALLGTNGAGKTSTLETIEGHRTATSGTVRVFGQSPRDRRAVRPRMGIMLQESGFSPDLTVRESVRLIGKLTERTDRVDRVLGIVDLVRKAGTKVSQLSGGEKRRLDFATAVYGTPELVFLDEPTTGLDIQSRDALWDAVDELREAGSTIVLTTHYLEEAQQRADRIGLMHKGAFHREGTVSELTRTLPSTIDFTLPPHAPLPPLQATRESDGKFLVETFELQKDLYTLLGWAQDNAIELGELEAGPTSLDDVFRAIDRA
- a CDS encoding ABC transporter permease gives rise to the protein MFSIALGELIQIFRNRLVLVTSFVLPIAMSAFFIYRHDLFAKIGSLGYIAAVVLFFVAAFGLYTSTVTTLASRRQNLFLKRLRSTALSDAGIMTGLLLPVTVIALIQVIVILTVLAVVTGTPANLVLVAVAVLAALLMMLGLGLATAGVTNSPEHAQVTTLPVSLITIGTATWVGISGTDSLAMLKRLLPGGSVTELLLNGWNGGASLKDSLVLLGPSFAWVVVSITLATRLFRWEPRR
- a CDS encoding helix-turn-helix domain-containing protein — encoded protein: MAIVQRWTGRDAKMLRAALRLSVRDFATMLGVGARTVSKWEARGQGITPTPDMQAILDTALTRAPEDARHRFRLSQKTVSSADTAAAPARLNDGVPSFQVSAAQAAEDIEVFTASDLAARRASLIGLRPLSGAPLVRQIRQWAALVPTVPVRAGEVGEQELAELEQAVMFFRRWDASGKGGLHRKAVIGQLNAVTETLGDRSGTDLDHRRFQVVAELAQLAGWMTYDSGAFGLAQRYYLLALQACRQAGAVELGAKVIGDMTQLSTALGNYDDSLTLTRTALAIVPREGNPLVRSELLGLEARAHAQLGPSEAGNARRAVEACFEVFHAAAPGQHVDWIHYMNWAEVECLAANAHTEMALREPEPKRALVHAGHAEAHTFGAIDSRGGTYARSRILDQIRLGKVRLAQSEPGEAADIGLRALEQAGTMRSSVVVKWLNGLATPLADRYGDVRAVGELKTAVAAFQPATDAGQRDV
- a CDS encoding GNAT family N-acetyltransferase, which encodes MSDEIEYAHVCGTAAAELLPDLRELYLDVYREPPYHWGAEHADLFAGRFQSQRRAPGFDLVTASGPTGLVGFTFGVTLRPDTPWWHNLVTAVDPGVTQEWSRRTFAVVELLVRRPWRRRKIAARLHDELLAGRPEERATLTVLPTATPAQRAYAAWGWRPVAQKRNPLPGAPIFDVMVRALAANS
- a CDS encoding sensor histidine kinase codes for the protein MGTLTKAQYRMRKLNLVSMIPPLVAVGALLVAIDAKTWWQAVVLGIGVVAAIVATERWTAGHLFRVAWPCLIVTAAVWILGALTFDGHTSFYGITIVGPLIIPKLPRRRGAAALVLIAFVAAVGALKLLVSPGNLPATLIQYLVIPTAATVVATGLMIPGQRFYDLVEELDQSREREAELAVIRERMRFASDLHDIQGHTLHVVKLKIALAEKLLHSDLDRVAEELGELHALVGDTIKQTKELAYAQRRLNLSAELENAKNLFEAASIRVRVDREAEVDAQAGELLGQVLRETTTNILRHAQAKQVRITLSASGITIVNDGVADAPLPELSGLATLRQRLADSGGELTVEQKDRRFVTAAAFPRNREAGKDDR